A part of Thermodesulfovibrionales bacterium genomic DNA contains:
- the csm6 gene encoding CRISPR-associated ring nuclease Csm6: MKEEKFKEVFIFVAGATPQIITETLYALVTKEPPVYPDEIFVITTSTGKKAIEDAFFERRIFEEFKKEYGIPEIPLTKDSILVIKNAFGEELQDIRDKEDNTLAGNFITSFIRDKAKDTRSRLHCSLAGGRKTMGFYLGSALQLFGRPWDRLYHVLVSQEFESNPEFFYKPKLNKIIKARRSDGEIIELNTDNAKIELAELPFIRLGSKIEFHGKEFEELVEEGQKEIDIAMLQPVLQVNLRERTVMVGSHTVEMIPVHLMIYTAFLRQKTEHCKYPERLYCLECIDCFPVLIDFSSRQALEKMAEDYKKIYWGQPFKAEDLKEKWRDGIGIESLRQYITKINKAIKDEIDERYLPFCQISSFKIYGATRYGIRIEKTKIKINE; the protein is encoded by the coding sequence ATGAAGGAAGAAAAATTTAAAGAGGTTTTTATTTTTGTTGCAGGTGCAACACCTCAGATAATTACAGAAACCCTTTATGCCCTTGTAACAAAAGAACCTCCTGTCTATCCAGATGAGATATTTGTAATTACGACTTCAACAGGCAAGAAGGCAATTGAAGATGCCTTTTTTGAAAGGAGGATTTTTGAAGAATTTAAGAAAGAATATGGCATTCCTGAGATCCCTCTAACTAAGGATTCAATATTGGTAATAAAGAATGCTTTTGGAGAGGAGTTACAGGATATAAGAGATAAAGAGGATAATACATTAGCTGGTAATTTTATTACCAGTTTTATAAGAGATAAGGCTAAAGATACGAGATCAAGACTTCACTGTTCCCTGGCTGGTGGAAGAAAGACAATGGGTTTTTATCTTGGTTCAGCGCTTCAGCTTTTTGGACGACCCTGGGATAGACTTTATCATGTACTGGTGAGTCAAGAGTTTGAATCAAATCCAGAGTTTTTTTATAAGCCAAAGCTAAATAAAATTATTAAAGCCAGAAGGTCTGATGGAGAGATTATAGAGCTCAACACCGACAATGCGAAGATTGAACTTGCTGAATTGCCTTTTATTAGATTAGGAAGTAAAATTGAGTTTCATGGTAAAGAATTTGAAGAGCTCGTTGAAGAAGGCCAGAAAGAAATAGACATCGCTATGCTCCAGCCAGTTCTTCAAGTAAACCTCAGGGAAAGGACTGTCATGGTTGGTTCTCATACAGTAGAAATGATTCCTGTGCACTTAATGATTTATACAGCCTTTCTCAGACAAAAGACAGAGCATTGTAAATATCCTGAAAGATTATATTGTCTTGAATGTATTGATTGTTTTCCTGTTCTTATTGACTTTTCCTCAAGGCAGGCTCTTGAAAAGATGGCAGAGGATTATAAGAAGATTTACTGGGGTCAGCCATTTAAGGCTGAAGATTTAAAAGAAAAGTGGAGGGATGGAATAGGTATTGAATCTTTAAGACAGTATATAACAAAGATTAACAAGGCAATCAAAGATGAAATTGATGAAAGATATTTACCCTTTTGCCAAATAAG
- the secA gene encoding preprotein translocase subunit SecA yields MIGFLLKKIFGTKNERELKRLWPIVHRINSLEPAVAALSDLELRKKTDEFRERLINGETLDDLLPEAFAVVREAGKRTINMRHFDVQLLGGIVLHEGKIAEMKTGEGKTLVATLPLYLNALEGKGCHLVTVNDYLAKRDAQWMGPIYNFLGLSVGVIQHDASFLYDPNYRSTDKRFDRLRPCTRKEAYLADITYGTNNEFGFDYLRDNMKYDINDYCQRELHYAIVDEVDSILIDEARTPLIISGPSEESTGKYYHVDKVVRKLQKDLDFTIDEKARTVILTEAGIHRVEKLLGVDNLYDPSNIDLVHHVLQALKAHHLFHRDVDYVVKDGKVIIVDEFTGRLMPGRRWSDGLHQAIEAKEGLKIESENQTLATITFQNYFRMYKKLAGMTGTADTEAEEFAKIYNLDVVIIPTHKPMIRVDHPDLIYKTEKAKFDAVVKEIEECHKRGQPVLVGTISIEKSERLSQMLKKRGIPHSVLNAKYHEKEAEIIAQAGRLGAVTIATNMAGRGTDIILGGNPEGLARIWLREKKSDWTDEEFQEALKKAEKICAEERQKVIEAGGLHIIGTERHEARRIDNQLRGRSGRQGDPGSSRFYLSLEDDLMRIFASDRISGLMDRLGMDETIPIENRLVTKAIENAQKRVEAHNFDIRKHLLEYDDVLNKQRTEIYRFRREILESDNLKDHIQGMIEDTVDELINLYCPSESHFEEWDLKGLRDNLWSIFSFNEELKPSENMRDQIIESLFELYNRKEQEIGPEFMRYLEKVFLLSVVDSQWKDHLLAMDHLKEGIGLRGYAQRDPLVEYKREAFHMFGELKERINREVLTRLFKVEIKKEEKAPTINLRRPVFASSSLSYNKDDGRGPREPVHVKKIGRNDPCPCGSGKKYKKCCGVNA; encoded by the coding sequence ATGATTGGATTTTTACTGAAAAAAATCTTTGGCACCAAGAATGAGAGGGAGCTCAAAAGACTCTGGCCTATTGTCCACAGAATAAACTCCCTTGAACCAGCTGTAGCAGCTCTTTCCGACCTCGAACTCAGAAAGAAGACCGATGAATTCAGAGAACGACTCATCAATGGTGAGACCCTTGATGACCTCCTTCCTGAAGCCTTTGCTGTTGTAAGGGAGGCAGGAAAAAGAACTATCAATATGAGACACTTTGATGTACAGCTCCTGGGAGGTATAGTGCTTCATGAAGGAAAGATAGCAGAGATGAAAACCGGAGAGGGTAAGACCCTTGTCGCAACCCTTCCCCTTTATCTTAATGCTCTTGAGGGAAAGGGCTGTCATCTCGTTACTGTGAATGATTATCTTGCAAAAAGAGATGCCCAGTGGATGGGTCCGATTTACAATTTTCTTGGACTTTCTGTAGGTGTGATTCAGCATGACGCCTCCTTTCTCTATGACCCCAATTATCGCTCCACTGACAAGAGATTTGACAGGCTAAGACCCTGCACCAGAAAAGAGGCCTATCTGGCAGACATAACCTATGGCACAAATAATGAGTTCGGCTTTGACTATCTAAGGGATAATATGAAATATGATATAAATGACTACTGTCAGAGAGAGCTTCATTATGCAATAGTGGATGAGGTTGATAGTATACTAATAGACGAAGCAAGGACACCACTCATAATATCAGGACCTTCAGAGGAATCAACAGGGAAATACTACCATGTTGACAAAGTTGTAAGAAAACTTCAGAAGGACCTTGACTTCACGATTGATGAAAAGGCAAGAACTGTTATACTGACAGAGGCAGGAATCCACAGGGTTGAAAAGCTTCTGGGTGTTGATAATCTTTATGATCCATCAAATATAGATCTTGTCCATCATGTCCTACAGGCACTAAAGGCCCATCACCTCTTTCACAGAGATGTGGACTATGTTGTAAAGGATGGAAAGGTTATTATAGTTGATGAATTCACAGGTAGGCTCATGCCGGGAAGGCGTTGGTCAGATGGTCTCCACCAGGCTATTGAAGCAAAAGAGGGATTAAAGATTGAAAGCGAAAACCAGACCCTTGCAACCATAACATTCCAGAACTACTTCAGAATGTATAAAAAGCTTGCTGGGATGACAGGTACTGCTGATACCGAGGCAGAGGAATTTGCCAAGATATACAATCTTGATGTGGTTATAATACCAACCCATAAACCGATGATAAGGGTTGACCATCCAGATCTTATTTATAAGACCGAGAAGGCAAAGTTTGATGCAGTGGTAAAAGAGATTGAGGAATGCCATAAAAGAGGTCAGCCTGTCCTAGTAGGAACAATATCAATAGAAAAATCAGAACGACTTAGCCAGATGCTGAAGAAAAGGGGGATACCCCATTCTGTATTGAATGCCAAGTATCATGAAAAGGAGGCTGAAATAATTGCACAGGCTGGAAGGCTTGGTGCTGTAACCATTGCAACAAATATGGCAGGTCGAGGCACGGACATCATTCTCGGTGGAAATCCTGAAGGTCTTGCGAGGATCTGGCTCAGGGAGAAAAAATCCGACTGGACGGACGAAGAATTTCAGGAGGCCTTAAAAAAGGCAGAGAAGATATGTGCAGAGGAAAGGCAGAAGGTTATAGAAGCTGGAGGGCTTCATATAATAGGAACAGAAAGACATGAGGCAAGGAGAATAGATAACCAGCTCAGAGGCCGTTCCGGAAGGCAGGGTGATCCAGGTTCATCAAGGTTCTATCTATCCCTTGAAGATGACCTAATGAGAATCTTTGCCTCGGATAGAATCTCTGGCCTGATGGATAGGCTCGGCATGGATGAAACAATACCAATTGAAAACAGGCTTGTCACAAAAGCAATAGAGAATGCCCAGAAAAGGGTTGAGGCACATAATTTTGATATAAGAAAACACCTGCTTGAATACGATGATGTCCTCAACAAACAGAGGACAGAGATATACAGGTTCAGAAGGGAGATACTTGAAAGCGACAATCTAAAGGATCACATCCAGGGCATGATTGAAGATACAGTGGATGAACTCATAAACCTCTACTGTCCTTCTGAATCCCATTTTGAAGAATGGGATCTGAAAGGTCTCAGGGATAATCTCTGGAGTATCTTCTCCTTTAATGAAGAACTTAAACCATCTGAGAATATGAGAGACCAGATAATTGAATCCCTCTTTGAACTTTACAATAGAAAGGAACAGGAAATAGGCCCTGAATTCATGAGATATCTTGAAAAGGTATTCCTTCTCAGTGTTGTTGACAGTCAGTGGAAGGATCATCTTCTTGCCATGGATCATCTTAAGGAAGGGATAGGACTCAGGGGGTATGCTCAGAGGGATCCCCTTGTGGAGTATAAAAGGGAAGCATTCCATATGTTTGGAGAACTCAAGGAAAGAATAAACA